One window from the genome of Aquabacterium sp. A3 encodes:
- a CDS encoding lipopolysaccharide biosynthesis protein: MSQIRKALALTFLSTNGATAVQFAVTLVLARLLSPEEIGIFSITAVAVSIAQLFRDFGVASYLQREADLTRQKVATAFGVLLFSSWVIALLVFLVSGPLARFYGEAGVQDVMEVLALGFVFIPFGAVTHNLLTRDYRAKEQAYVRVAGTSAYAITSIGLAMMGHGYMSMAWANLVNIIVTALAYWPFRPATAAVWPSLKGWRSVVNFGAAATLGNSANAINNALPDIVLGKISGPHDVGLLSRGTAITNLLNQVIGPTVSYAVLPLLSRVHHSGQALSGHLAKASSYITGLMWPALVGTALFAEPLIRFLYGPQWVAAAEPVQWLALMLALMNPFTFHGTAFIALGRPMLAVWPTLAMLLARGVAIFWVYDGTLVSFALALCLAAVGVWPIQLWMQSAIIGLRAQPFVRALVPSAIVTLLCSVSALAVQALTQGHADGVILMSAFVLVGLTWLLSVWCCRHPLRQELEMIFAKWPWLARRLKIDQPSASS, translated from the coding sequence ATGTCGCAAATTCGCAAGGCGCTTGCGCTGACGTTCCTGTCCACCAACGGCGCCACTGCGGTGCAGTTTGCGGTGACTTTGGTGCTGGCTCGCTTGTTGAGCCCGGAAGAGATCGGGATTTTTTCGATCACGGCCGTGGCCGTGTCGATTGCCCAGTTGTTTCGTGATTTTGGTGTCGCCAGCTATTTGCAGCGAGAGGCTGATCTGACCCGCCAGAAGGTGGCGACGGCATTTGGCGTGTTGTTGTTCTCGTCCTGGGTGATTGCGCTGCTGGTGTTTCTGGTCAGCGGACCACTGGCCCGTTTTTATGGCGAAGCCGGTGTGCAGGACGTCATGGAGGTGCTGGCGCTGGGGTTTGTGTTCATTCCATTCGGCGCGGTGACGCACAACCTGCTCACCCGCGATTACCGTGCGAAAGAGCAGGCGTATGTGCGGGTGGCGGGCACGTCGGCTTACGCGATCACGTCGATCGGCCTGGCGATGATGGGGCACGGCTACATGTCCATGGCCTGGGCCAACCTGGTCAACATCATCGTGACGGCCTTGGCCTACTGGCCGTTTCGCCCAGCCACCGCTGCGGTCTGGCCCAGCTTGAAGGGGTGGCGCAGCGTGGTGAACTTTGGCGCTGCGGCCACCTTGGGCAACAGTGCCAACGCCATCAACAACGCCTTGCCAGACATCGTCCTGGGCAAGATCAGTGGCCCCCATGATGTGGGCCTGCTCAGTCGTGGCACCGCCATCACCAACCTGCTCAATCAGGTCATCGGCCCCACGGTGTCTTATGCGGTGTTGCCTCTGCTGTCCAGGGTGCACCACAGCGGTCAGGCTCTGAGCGGCCACCTGGCCAAGGCCAGCAGTTACATCACGGGGTTGATGTGGCCCGCCCTGGTGGGGACGGCCTTGTTTGCTGAGCCCTTGATTCGTTTTTTGTACGGGCCTCAGTGGGTGGCCGCGGCCGAGCCCGTTCAATGGCTGGCGCTGATGCTGGCGCTGATGAATCCGTTCACTTTCCATGGCACCGCCTTCATTGCGTTGGGCCGCCCCATGTTGGCGGTTTGGCCGACGCTGGCCATGCTGCTGGCGCGTGGCGTGGCCATTTTCTGGGTGTATGACGGCACCCTGGTGTCGTTCGCCCTGGCCCTGTGCCTGGCCGCTGTCGGGGTGTGGCCCATCCAGCTCTGGATGCAGTCGGCCATCATTGGTTTGCGTGCCCAGCCATTTGTGCGTGCGCTGGTACCCAGTGCCATCGTGACCTTGTTGTGCTCGGTGTCGGCCCTGGCAGTGCAGGCGCTGACCCAGGGCCACGCCGATGGTGTGATCCTCATGTCGGCGTTTGTGCTGGTGGGTCTGACCTGGCTGCTGTCCGTCTGGTGCTGTCGTCACCCGCTGCGCCAGGAGCTGGAGATGATCTTCGCCAAGTGGCCCTGGCTGGCGCGTCGCTTGAAGATCGATCAACCGTCGGCTTCGTCATGA